In Spirosoma aureum, a single genomic region encodes these proteins:
- a CDS encoding response regulator, with protein sequence MNFTTRIGWILAVGLLIPILIGINAHRTTERMVSQNRLLIHTHLVLQKTQQIQAHLTNLDNDLRGYLLSQNNPFFKADYDRNVGQMAGYLKNITALTIDNPAQQQRLRTISQLFEQKLAHGNILFTKRSPQEGLARLDSVRTFMGFSDQLFHQLKTIEAVENELLTVRATASEQSATYATRSSIAGAVAALAIILWAIFRLLKTLNNATRLNRQLAQNEQQLKRFLEAVPVSIVVVNKDGKLYYANQAAASMFEAITKFDTYADILNQITIYQFPNGNPYPTEKRPAFRAMKGETSQVDDIEIRIGDKAIQVLSSSSPVYDAEGMLQYVVSSSIDISDRVQSQLRLHEAKELAEQAARIKENFLANMSHEIRTPLNAIIGFSNLLEVTPLNEEQAEFVKLVQTAGKNLLTIVNDILDISKIEAGMIQMESIPFSIRSLVASLQTMLQPTAADKNLKLFFDVDPTLPPLVLGDPTRLTQILLNLLSNAIKFTKEGSITAQITRQEETEQSVRVQFKVTDTGIGIEADALPHIFERFRQASNFTTRYYGGTGLGLNIVKSLTQIQGGWITVTSKPGKGSEFTLEIPYQIAPESVRKSIDPDLTKTNAVKKSLTILAVEDNLMNQKLVLQVIKRLGYKAELAENGQQALDMLQKGSFDLILMDIQMPVMDGYQTTRHIRTTLQSNIPIIAMTAHALASEREQCLQAGMNDFLPKPFQMEDLQRMIQHYGFPNGEKAPMVETSHPVQAIDSASFSVEPLLNSVGNDTELAMELLEIYLDKTPDEIKQLQQALSDGDVKAIGRTLHTQKAPGMMMGLKEATELNLQIEALVKADKDITAVEPLLKQYITVVESGLPAIHNALQNGTNQG encoded by the coding sequence CATAAATGCCCACCGCACAACCGAGCGGATGGTCAGCCAGAATCGTCTGCTCATTCATACGCATCTGGTATTACAGAAAACGCAGCAGATCCAGGCGCATTTAACCAATTTAGATAATGATCTACGAGGTTATCTGCTTAGTCAGAATAATCCTTTCTTTAAAGCAGACTACGATCGGAATGTCGGGCAAATGGCGGGTTATTTAAAAAATATTACCGCGCTTACTATCGACAATCCTGCTCAGCAGCAGCGGCTGCGAACGATCAGCCAGCTTTTCGAACAAAAATTAGCTCATGGTAACATATTGTTCACCAAGCGCTCACCCCAGGAGGGTCTGGCTCGCCTTGATTCAGTGCGAACATTCATGGGTTTTAGCGACCAGTTATTCCACCAGTTAAAAACAATAGAAGCCGTAGAGAACGAACTACTAACGGTAAGGGCAACTGCCAGTGAGCAATCGGCCACTTATGCCACCCGCAGCAGCATTGCAGGGGCCGTTGCAGCGCTGGCGATCATTCTGTGGGCAATTTTCCGATTACTGAAAACCCTTAATAATGCAACGCGTCTTAACCGCCAACTGGCTCAGAATGAACAGCAGCTTAAACGGTTTCTGGAAGCGGTACCCGTATCAATTGTGGTTGTCAATAAAGACGGGAAACTGTATTATGCCAATCAGGCCGCAGCCAGCATGTTCGAAGCAATTACGAAATTCGATACATACGCTGATATTTTAAATCAGATTACCATTTACCAGTTTCCCAATGGCAATCCGTATCCTACCGAAAAACGACCTGCTTTTCGGGCAATGAAGGGGGAGACATCGCAGGTAGATGACATCGAAATTCGGATTGGCGACAAGGCTATTCAAGTCCTGAGTTCATCAAGTCCGGTTTACGATGCGGAGGGTATGCTGCAATACGTGGTCTCCTCCAGCATTGACATTAGTGATCGGGTTCAATCGCAGCTCCGCTTGCACGAAGCCAAAGAACTGGCCGAACAGGCCGCCCGGATCAAGGAGAACTTTCTGGCCAATATGAGTCACGAGATCCGCACACCGCTGAACGCGATCATTGGTTTTTCGAACCTGCTGGAAGTGACACCCTTGAATGAGGAACAGGCCGAATTTGTAAAACTGGTTCAGACGGCGGGGAAAAATCTACTGACGATTGTCAACGACATTCTGGATATTTCCAAGATTGAAGCGGGCATGATTCAGATGGAGTCCATTCCGTTTAGTATTCGTTCGCTGGTGGCCTCACTTCAAACGATGCTCCAACCGACGGCAGCAGATAAAAATCTGAAACTGTTCTTCGATGTAGATCCGACCTTGCCTCCTCTGGTACTGGGCGATCCAACCCGGCTTACTCAAATTCTGCTTAATTTGCTCAGTAATGCCATTAAGTTTACCAAAGAAGGCTCCATAACAGCCCAGATTACCAGGCAGGAAGAAACGGAGCAATCAGTGCGCGTACAGTTTAAAGTAACAGACACGGGCATTGGTATCGAGGCTGATGCACTTCCCCATATCTTCGAGCGATTCCGACAGGCCAGCAATTTTACGACCCGTTACTATGGTGGTACAGGTCTGGGACTCAATATCGTCAAGTCGCTCACACAAATTCAGGGAGGCTGGATTACCGTAACGAGCAAACCGGGTAAAGGCTCCGAATTTACGCTGGAAATTCCTTACCAGATCGCACCGGAATCGGTTCGCAAGAGCATTGATCCAGATTTAACCAAGACCAATGCGGTAAAAAAATCACTGACCATTCTGGCCGTAGAAGACAATCTGATGAACCAGAAACTGGTCTTACAGGTAATCAAACGCTTAGGTTACAAGGCTGAACTGGCTGAAAATGGTCAGCAGGCACTCGATATGCTGCAAAAAGGGTCGTTCGATCTGATCCTGATGGATATTCAGATGCCCGTGATGGACGGTTACCAAACCACTCGTCATATTCGAACTACCCTGCAAAGTAATATCCCGATCATTGCTATGACAGCCCACGCACTTGCCAGCGAACGCGAACAGTGTTTGCAGGCAGGAATGAACGATTTTCTGCCTAAACCCTTCCAAATGGAGGATTTACAGCGGATGATTCAGCATTATGGGTTCCCGAATGGCGAAAAAGCACCAATGGTTGAAACTTCGCATCCTGTTCAGGCAATCGATTCAGCCTCTTTCTCTGTGGAGCCGTTGCTAAACTCAGTAGGGAACGACACGGAATTAGCGATGGAACTCCTGGAAATATACCTTGACAAAACCCCGGATGAAATTAAGCAGTTGCAGCAGGCACTGAGCGATGGTGATGTGAAAGCGATTGGCCGTACGCTCCATACGCAGAAAGCGCCAGGCATGATGATGGGATTGAAAGAGGCAACGGAGCTGAATTTACAAATTGAAGCACTGGTAAAAGCGGATAAAGATATTACAGCAGTGGAGCCCTTGCTTAAACAATACATCACCGTTGTCGAAAGCGGACTACCGGCCATTCATAACGCGCTGCAAAACGGAACAAATCAGGGTTAA
- a CDS encoding DUF4249 domain-containing protein yields the protein MKQTLKQFNPRMKKTGFSRAIGWLMILVVGGCVDPYRPPEVTSPGSYLVVSGFFNSAPGTTSSIQLSRTQNLTDPKAPAVETKAQVTIESASKMTYTLREGTGGVYTLSGVVPLPNETYRLRIRTAQGKEYLSDFVPVNTTPPVDSLSWYVENDGVQINVNTHDPANKTHYYRWEFDETWEYVAAYDSGYELKNKEIVSRTERIYQCWSNFVDKSIQLGSSDRLSQDVISQRPLTFVRGASIKLGIKYSIQVKQTALTKAAFDYYDQLAKITQNVGSIFDPQPSQITGNIHSVANTNEPVMGFFRVGTVESRRIFITKRQLPYWLTETGNFGCLVDTLSVSKIIEEQPGIITFYDRTSYLTSSHYCIDCRLRGGINKKPDFWDQ from the coding sequence ATGAAACAGACGCTAAAGCAGTTTAACCCGCGCATGAAAAAAACAGGTTTTTCCAGAGCTATCGGCTGGTTGATGATCCTTGTAGTTGGGGGGTGTGTTGATCCATATCGTCCACCCGAAGTTACCTCACCCGGCAGCTACCTGGTTGTCAGTGGGTTCTTCAACAGTGCGCCGGGTACAACAAGCAGCATTCAGTTATCGCGAACGCAAAACCTGACCGATCCCAAAGCACCAGCTGTAGAAACCAAAGCGCAGGTAACCATTGAAAGCGCCAGTAAGATGACCTACACACTGCGGGAAGGCACGGGTGGTGTTTATACGCTCTCGGGCGTTGTGCCGCTGCCTAACGAAACGTATCGATTGCGTATTCGCACAGCTCAGGGCAAGGAATATCTATCTGATTTTGTGCCTGTTAATACGACCCCTCCAGTTGATAGTTTAAGCTGGTATGTTGAGAACGATGGGGTACAGATTAACGTCAATACGCACGATCCGGCGAACAAAACGCACTATTATCGCTGGGAATTCGATGAAACATGGGAGTACGTGGCTGCTTATGATTCGGGCTATGAACTCAAAAATAAAGAGATCGTCTCCCGAACCGAACGAATCTATCAATGCTGGAGCAATTTTGTCGATAAGTCGATTCAACTGGGTTCATCAGACCGACTGAGCCAGGATGTTATCAGCCAACGACCTTTGACATTCGTTCGGGGAGCGTCCATTAAACTCGGCATCAAATACAGCATACAGGTCAAACAAACGGCACTCACCAAGGCTGCTTTTGACTACTATGACCAGCTGGCTAAAATAACGCAGAATGTAGGGTCTATTTTTGACCCGCAGCCCTCACAGATTACCGGCAATATTCACTCAGTAGCCAATACGAATGAACCGGTTATGGGTTTCTTTCGGGTTGGTACCGTTGAAAGTCGCCGTATTTTTATCACTAAACGACAATTACCCTACTGGCTCACCGAGACAGGAAATTTTGGATGCCTCGTCGACACGCTGTCGGTTAGCAAGATCATTGAAGAACAGCCCGGTATTATCACGTTCTATGATCGGACCAGTTATCTGACATCCAGCCATTACTGCATCGATTGCCGACTACGGGGAGGTATCAACAAAAAACCAGACTTTTGGGATCAATAG
- a CDS encoding AI-2E family transporter has product MNQLPLTVRRSIELLGLFLLGALIIIGKAVIMPLIIAFFVSIVLLPVHRFLIQRRVPETAAIILSILLMMLSGFVVIWFFSSQISKLLADFPQIKRTILLHIHQLSDWLVERTHFSTQQQLQFFHEQNAKILNSVGGLLGGAAVSVSSVFMLLGLMPIYVFLLLFYKNLLVRFVFLWFPPQNHDQVEEAMYETETIIKSYLIGLMIQIAFIVVILGGILQILGVPHALLIGIILAFLNLIPYVGIFAGTLIGVLVILASSEELLPIVELIVVVIVVHFVDQNILRPRVVGSKVKINAFSSIVGVVIGSHLAGIAGMFLSLPIIAILKLIFERTEMFYQWSVLLGDERPDDSPMRKPELRIKPGDDPVD; this is encoded by the coding sequence ATGAATCAACTTCCGCTTACTGTCAGGAGATCAATTGAATTACTGGGGTTATTTCTGCTGGGTGCTCTGATCATCATCGGGAAAGCGGTGATTATGCCATTGATCATCGCTTTTTTTGTCAGTATCGTTCTCCTGCCCGTGCATCGCTTTCTGATTCAGCGTCGTGTTCCGGAAACAGCAGCTATTATTCTGTCCATCCTGTTGATGATGCTATCCGGATTTGTCGTTATCTGGTTTTTTTCGTCACAAATCAGTAAGCTATTAGCCGATTTCCCGCAGATTAAACGAACGATATTGCTTCATATCCACCAACTGAGTGACTGGCTGGTTGAACGCACTCATTTTTCAACGCAACAGCAACTGCAGTTTTTTCACGAACAAAACGCCAAAATTCTGAACTCGGTTGGCGGCCTTCTGGGTGGCGCAGCCGTGTCGGTATCGTCGGTTTTTATGCTGTTGGGACTGATGCCTATTTATGTTTTTCTCCTGCTCTTTTACAAAAACTTACTGGTTCGCTTTGTCTTTTTGTGGTTCCCACCTCAAAACCACGATCAGGTTGAAGAAGCCATGTATGAGACCGAAACAATTATCAAAAGCTACCTGATTGGTTTGATGATTCAGATCGCCTTTATTGTTGTTATTCTGGGCGGTATTCTACAAATCCTGGGGGTTCCTCATGCCTTGCTGATCGGCATTATTCTAGCGTTCCTGAACCTGATCCCCTACGTCGGAATTTTTGCAGGGACCCTGATTGGCGTACTTGTTATTCTGGCCTCCTCTGAGGAATTGTTACCCATCGTCGAATTGATTGTTGTGGTTATTGTCGTTCACTTCGTCGATCAGAATATTTTGCGCCCTCGCGTGGTTGGGTCTAAAGTCAAAATCAACGCGTTCAGTAGCATCGTTGGTGTGGTGATCGGCAGTCATCTGGCGGGCATTGCGGGTATGTTCCTGTCGCTACCTATCATTGCCATCCTTAAGCTGATTTTTGAACGAACAGAGATGTTTTATCAGTGGAGTGTTTTGCTCGGCGACGAACGACCCGATGATAGCCCCATGCGAAAGCCAGAGTTACGGATCAAGCCCGGCGACGATCCCGTCGATTAA
- a CDS encoding TonB-dependent receptor: MAQLYRPFLLVLTLFCGFISASAQQQADKPIRGDFTNLRFEQFAKQIESRTPYRFFYNPSDIDSLIVNIQATNQPLRAILRQLFEGTKFFFAIDQNQRVYITFDRPIQTELPVGYFRGGSGSTENDSTMNAYLRLGKAKRVETETKVYDIGKRTNPIRPGRSTIAGSVRSISSGEPIVGAAIYVENPRIGTVTDQFGYYSITLPRGRYELKLRSIGQKDTRRRVILYADGKLDIEMEDDVIALKEVVIEAEKDVNVSGMQMGQQRVDIKTIRQVPTALGEADLLRVILTLPGVKSVGESSTGLNVRGGSTDQNLILYNDAPIYNSSHLFGFFSAFNPDIIKSAELYKSGIPSRFGGRLSSVLDVQTRDGNKKKLVGSGGIGLLTGRLTLEGPLLKDKTSFIIGGRSTYSDWLLRQLPNSSFKNSQASFYDLNLHVTHDFNEKNTLYLTGYLSQDRFRLNSDTTYQYQNQTATLKWKHIINNKLYSVFTGSYSGYKYNVYSEKNPINAYQLDFAINQSQVKADFNYYPSNRHAVDYGISSTYYKLSPGNFRPRGSESLIVPDLVSSEQGLENAVYIGDKFDITDQLSISGGLRYSAYTYLGPKSVFQYAPGQARTENTIIDTVAYGTNQAIQTYHGPEYRLALRYSLSSTASIKASFNRMRQYIQMLSNTTVISPTDIWKLSDPNIKPQIGDQYALGFYRNNRTNTIETSVEVYYKTIQNLLDYRSGAILLLNHHIETDVVNAQGKAYGIEFLIKKSTGKLNGWLSYTYARTLLRTNSPNSAETINQGAYYPSNYDKPHDVTMIGNYKINRRFSLSLNFTYSTGRPITLPVSKYTLDGAQRLFYSERNQYRVPDYYRADFAMNIEGNHKIKKLAHSSWTIAVYNLTGRRNVYSVYFKSENGVINGYKLSIFGQPIPSVTYNFRF, from the coding sequence ATGGCTCAACTTTACCGCCCTTTCCTGCTAGTTCTGACTCTATTTTGCGGTTTTATCAGCGCATCGGCACAGCAACAGGCCGATAAACCAATTAGAGGAGATTTTACGAATCTCCGCTTCGAGCAGTTCGCCAAACAAATCGAAAGCCGGACTCCTTACCGTTTCTTCTACAATCCCAGCGATATCGACAGCCTTATCGTCAATATACAGGCTACGAATCAGCCACTTCGCGCTATTCTCAGACAGCTTTTCGAGGGAACTAAATTTTTCTTTGCCATCGATCAGAATCAGCGCGTCTACATAACCTTCGATCGACCGATACAGACCGAATTGCCCGTTGGTTATTTTCGGGGAGGGAGTGGCAGTACGGAAAATGATTCGACCATGAATGCTTATCTGCGACTAGGGAAGGCAAAGCGGGTCGAAACAGAAACCAAAGTCTATGACATTGGCAAACGCACGAATCCAATCCGACCCGGTCGGTCTACCATTGCCGGTTCAGTACGCAGTATTTCGTCGGGTGAGCCGATCGTTGGGGCCGCTATTTACGTCGAGAATCCACGAATTGGCACTGTAACCGATCAGTTCGGGTATTATTCAATCACGCTTCCCCGCGGCAGGTATGAACTGAAGTTACGGAGCATTGGCCAGAAAGACACCCGACGCCGGGTGATTCTCTACGCCGATGGCAAGCTTGATATTGAGATGGAAGACGATGTGATTGCGCTGAAAGAAGTGGTGATCGAAGCTGAAAAAGACGTCAATGTATCGGGCATGCAGATGGGGCAGCAACGTGTCGACATCAAAACGATTCGTCAGGTTCCTACAGCCCTGGGCGAAGCCGACTTACTGCGGGTAATTCTGACACTACCGGGCGTAAAATCAGTGGGCGAAAGTTCAACCGGATTGAATGTGCGCGGAGGCTCTACCGATCAGAATCTAATTCTGTATAACGATGCGCCGATCTACAACTCATCGCACCTGTTCGGCTTTTTCTCGGCGTTCAACCCCGATATCATTAAAAGTGCTGAGTTGTATAAAAGCGGAATTCCGTCCCGTTTCGGCGGGCGATTGTCGTCGGTGCTGGATGTACAGACGCGCGATGGAAACAAAAAAAAGCTGGTCGGTTCGGGCGGAATTGGTCTGCTGACCGGTCGGTTAACGCTGGAAGGCCCGTTGCTAAAAGACAAAACCTCGTTCATCATTGGCGGTCGTTCAACCTACTCCGACTGGCTGTTGCGGCAACTACCCAATTCATCGTTTAAGAACAGTCAGGCTTCATTTTATGATCTGAATCTGCATGTTACGCACGATTTCAATGAAAAAAACACACTTTACCTGACGGGTTATCTGAGTCAGGATCGGTTTCGGCTCAATAGCGATACGACCTATCAATATCAGAACCAGACCGCAACCCTAAAATGGAAACACATTATCAATAACAAGCTCTACAGTGTGTTTACGGGTAGTTACAGTGGCTATAAATACAATGTTTACAGCGAGAAAAATCCGATCAATGCCTATCAGTTAGACTTCGCCATCAATCAATCGCAGGTGAAGGCTGATTTTAATTATTACCCTAGCAATCGCCACGCGGTCGATTACGGAATCAGTTCAACGTACTATAAGCTGTCTCCCGGCAACTTCCGGCCACGGGGTAGTGAGTCATTAATTGTTCCAGATCTCGTTTCCAGCGAACAGGGCCTGGAGAACGCTGTGTACATCGGTGATAAGTTCGACATTACCGATCAGTTGTCCATAAGTGGTGGCCTGCGCTATTCGGCCTACACCTACCTGGGGCCAAAGTCCGTTTTTCAGTATGCTCCGGGTCAGGCACGAACAGAGAATACGATCATCGATACGGTGGCATACGGTACTAATCAGGCCATTCAAACCTACCACGGTCCCGAATACCGATTGGCTCTTCGGTATTCGTTATCGTCAACAGCATCGATAAAGGCTAGTTTTAACCGGATGCGGCAGTACATACAGATGCTCTCCAACACAACGGTCATCTCGCCCACCGATATCTGGAAGCTGAGCGATCCAAACATTAAACCGCAGATTGGCGACCAGTATGCATTAGGCTTCTACCGGAACAATCGAACAAATACGATCGAGACGTCCGTTGAGGTGTATTATAAAACCATACAGAACCTCCTCGACTACCGCAGCGGTGCGATATTGCTTTTAAATCACCACATCGAAACGGATGTTGTCAATGCCCAGGGGAAAGCCTATGGTATCGAGTTTCTGATTAAAAAATCAACGGGCAAATTAAACGGCTGGCTTAGCTACACCTATGCCCGGACGCTGCTCCGAACCAATAGCCCAAACAGCGCCGAAACCATTAATCAGGGAGCCTACTACCCCAGCAATTACGACAAGCCGCACGATGTTACGATGATTGGCAATTACAAAATCAACCGCCGGTTTAGTTTATCGCTCAATTTCACCTATAGTACGGGGCGGCCAATTACACTACCCGTATCAAAATACACGCTTGATGGTGCTCAGCGCCTGTTCTACTCCGAGCGAAATCAGTACCGGGTTCCCGACTACTACCGTGCCGATTTTGCGATGAATATTGAAGGCAATCATAAGATCAAAAAATTAGCGCACAGCTCCTGGACCATTGCCGTCTATAACCTGACGGGTCGGCGCAATGTCTACTCGGTATATTTCAAATCAGAGAACGGCGTCATCAATGGGTATAAATTATCCATTTTCGGCCAGCCAATACCGTCTGTTACCTATAACTTCAGATTTTAA